One stretch of Thermodesulfovibrionales bacterium DNA includes these proteins:
- the extKL gene encoding multiheme c-type cytochrome ExtKL, with translation MKSFRFLLLVTFVVFPLIVFAEYNTIDDLAKAYSDESCKECHAKIYEEWKSSYHAQSVNHSAGGIRNFILVGLGKEWEKPVSKENLMRCMDCHAPYLKDASEPLIKEIAELIVASVDEKDEGKKAAAKEELAKLNVNCVICHNTKVSIEKNLKGGPKPGVFYGPSGKSTSAHGTEKSPVLSSAIFCGQCHGMYTPPDGDVIGCNTLYGSYQDTYKGNGGAETCQDCHMKKANRGHTFPGAYQLEIVKEGIGLDVQAAGIKLHPGKWIPTAVVNIGLINQAGHRIPDG, from the coding sequence ATGAAATCCTTCAGGTTTCTGCTGCTCGTAACCTTCGTTGTTTTTCCCCTCATAGTCTTCGCAGAGTATAACACCATCGATGACCTTGCAAAGGCCTACAGTGACGAGTCCTGCAAGGAATGCCATGCGAAAATATACGAGGAATGGAAGAGTTCCTACCATGCCCAGTCCGTGAACCATTCGGCGGGCGGCATAAGAAATTTTATCCTGGTCGGACTCGGGAAGGAATGGGAAAAACCCGTCAGCAAGGAAAATCTCATGCGCTGCATGGACTGCCATGCCCCTTATTTGAAAGATGCCTCGGAACCGCTTATCAAGGAAATCGCAGAACTTATCGTCGCTTCTGTTGACGAGAAAGATGAAGGGAAGAAAGCGGCGGCAAAAGAGGAACTCGCCAAACTGAATGTCAACTGCGTCATCTGCCACAATACAAAGGTCTCTATCGAGAAGAACCTGAAGGGCGGGCCGAAACCGGGTGTCTTTTATGGTCCGTCAGGAAAATCTACCTCTGCACACGGAACGGAGAAATCCCCGGTCTTGTCTTCCGCCATTTTCTGCGGGCAGTGCCATGGCATGTATACGCCTCCCGATGGAGACGTCATAGGATGCAATACCCTCTACGGCAGCTATCAGGACACATACAAGGGGAATGGGGGGGCAGAGACGTGCCAGGACTGCCACATGAAAAAGGCAAACAGGGGGCACACCTTTCCCGGGGCATACCAGCTTGAAATCGTAAAAGAGGGTATCGGGCTTGACGTTCAGGCGGCCGGCATAAAACTTCATCCCGGGAAATGGATACCGACGGCTGTCGTGAATATAGGACTCATCAATCAGGCGGGCCACAGGATCCCTGACGGCTGA